One part of the Arachidicoccus terrestris genome encodes these proteins:
- a CDS encoding ABC-F family ATP-binding cassette domain-containing protein codes for MLQLHQLAYGHPNGDILFQQLDYTLTAGLTGLTGPNGCGKSTLLRLMAGHILPTEGRIEAMEIPYYVPQHYGQFDHLTIAAVLQIEKPLKALQAILAGDTSEQHFTALDDGWDLEERLQKVFHLWGLSTIRPQQSFGALSGGMKTKVLLSGLCLHNPRCILLDEPTNHLDGTGRKLLYQYLDGFKGAALIVSHDRVLLEKMSTIVVLQKEGFTTYGGNYSFYMQELDKQKNALQQQLKSRSQSLKQAEEIRRQVIQRRQKLDSRGKGKQQKAGLPTILQHSLQNKAENSTARLDGGHREKIEQLKSDVKALKEQDKNHAGMRLAIPGSDLHSGKLLVEAKDLTFSYAPTAVPVWNVPLNFSLYSSDRWVIAGDNGSGKSTLMQLIHNQVKPTSGILYIADATILHLDQHYQIIDDALSVMEQADGCKHSATLTHEVGIALTRFLFTPDYWDKPCHTLSGGERMRLALCCLYLKKEAADILLLDEPTNNLDLDNLAILTQVIAAFKGTLLVTSHDPLFLEQIGVTHALSMDEGGKVVALEKTSS; via the coding sequence ATGTTGCAACTTCATCAACTTGCCTATGGGCATCCCAACGGAGATATTTTATTTCAACAGCTAGATTATACGCTCACGGCAGGGCTAACCGGACTTACGGGTCCCAACGGATGTGGTAAATCTACCCTGCTCAGACTCATGGCTGGTCATATTCTGCCGACAGAAGGCCGGATTGAAGCCATGGAGATACCCTACTATGTTCCGCAGCATTATGGACAGTTTGACCATTTAACGATAGCTGCGGTCCTTCAAATCGAAAAACCACTAAAAGCCTTGCAGGCGATATTGGCAGGAGATACCTCCGAGCAACATTTCACAGCGCTGGATGACGGCTGGGATCTGGAAGAAAGGCTGCAGAAAGTCTTTCACCTTTGGGGACTTAGCACAATCAGGCCGCAACAGTCTTTTGGTGCGTTAAGCGGTGGTATGAAAACCAAAGTCCTGCTGAGTGGTCTTTGTTTACATAACCCCAGGTGCATATTACTGGACGAACCCACTAATCATTTAGATGGAACCGGGCGCAAATTGCTTTATCAATATTTAGATGGGTTTAAAGGCGCCGCCCTTATTGTGAGTCATGACAGGGTCTTACTGGAGAAAATGTCGACCATTGTTGTACTTCAAAAAGAAGGGTTCACGACCTATGGAGGCAATTACAGCTTTTACATGCAGGAGCTGGACAAACAAAAAAACGCTCTGCAGCAGCAACTTAAATCCAGATCACAATCTCTCAAACAGGCAGAAGAAATACGCCGGCAAGTGATACAGCGTAGACAAAAGTTGGATAGCCGGGGAAAAGGGAAGCAGCAAAAAGCGGGTCTGCCGACTATTTTGCAGCATTCCCTTCAAAATAAGGCAGAAAACAGTACGGCCAGACTGGACGGCGGCCACAGAGAGAAAATAGAGCAGCTGAAGTCAGACGTAAAAGCCCTTAAAGAACAAGATAAAAACCATGCGGGGATGCGGTTGGCCATCCCCGGTTCAGACCTGCACAGTGGCAAGCTTCTGGTAGAAGCCAAAGATCTGACATTTTCCTATGCGCCTACAGCCGTCCCTGTCTGGAACGTTCCGCTGAACTTCAGTCTATACAGTTCAGACAGATGGGTAATTGCCGGCGATAACGGCAGCGGTAAATCCACTTTAATGCAACTTATTCATAATCAGGTTAAACCAACAAGTGGTATATTATATATAGCTGATGCCACCATACTGCATTTAGATCAGCATTATCAGATCATAGATGATGCGTTAAGTGTAATGGAACAGGCTGATGGCTGTAAGCATTCCGCTACCCTTACTCATGAAGTCGGTATTGCTCTTACCCGGTTTTTATTTACCCCCGATTATTGGGACAAACCCTGTCATACTTTGAGCGGAGGAGAACGTATGCGTCTGGCTTTATGTTGTCTCTATTTGAAAAAAGAGGCGGCAGATATACTGCTACTTGATGAACCGACCAACAATCTGGATCTCGACAACCTGGCTATTTTAACGCAGGTAATAGCCGCTTTCAAAGGAACCTTACTGGTAACATCGCATGATCCACTGTTTTTGGAACAAATCGGAGTGACTCATGCACTTAGCATGGATGAAGGCGGCAAGGTCGTCGCACTGGAAAAAACATCGAGTTGA
- a CDS encoding OmpA family protein — translation MKQNLKNGNIRGAFLAVVATLTLLASITSCPVQAQLWKKVKDRVKRTIENKVTQKSEDVTNKTMDKAEVAIQGKKPADAGSGAVGGGQSSPSSISTPQATVSDYRSYDFVPGDKIIFEPDIRQEADAELPARFKLIKGNAEIQSYEGDKLLHLDKGARMIISPLMSTENYLPAQFTVEFDMSYEVNDSYMRYVNYFDVDFQKSDKQFDAPLYQFRITSGSGCEWGDGGHIHLPESLARTLAADGSWHHIAIYINKNIGKVYIDQYRVAASNTLATGAGKMAVGTDGRYGIKIKNFRLAAGGSDKYNKVVTDGKFITHGILFDVAKATIKPQSAGTLNEVVKMMQAHPALRFEIDGHTDNDGSDETNLKLSEERAAAVKKALVQMGIAQDRLTTKGMGERQPIDSNDTQEGKANNRRVEFIKI, via the coding sequence ATGAAACAGAATCTAAAAAACGGCAATATCAGAGGTGCCTTTTTAGCGGTGGTAGCAACACTTACTCTTCTTGCATCCATAACATCATGTCCAGTCCAGGCACAACTCTGGAAAAAAGTAAAGGACCGGGTAAAACGGACCATAGAAAATAAAGTCACCCAAAAATCAGAAGACGTGACAAATAAAACAATGGATAAAGCCGAGGTCGCCATCCAGGGGAAAAAGCCTGCAGATGCAGGCAGCGGTGCTGTAGGGGGTGGCCAAAGTAGTCCATCCTCCATTTCTACGCCACAAGCAACTGTCAGCGATTACAGAAGTTATGATTTTGTACCGGGAGACAAGATTATTTTCGAGCCGGATATACGGCAGGAAGCAGATGCAGAACTACCTGCCCGTTTTAAGCTCATCAAAGGGAATGCAGAAATCCAGAGTTATGAAGGCGATAAGCTTCTTCACCTGGATAAGGGTGCCCGCATGATCATTTCTCCTTTGATGTCGACAGAAAATTATCTGCCCGCGCAATTTACGGTGGAATTTGATATGTCTTATGAAGTCAATGATTCCTACATGAGGTATGTCAATTATTTCGATGTGGATTTCCAAAAATCAGATAAACAGTTCGATGCGCCACTCTATCAATTCCGGATCACGAGTGGTTCTGGATGCGAGTGGGGAGACGGTGGGCATATTCATCTGCCGGAAAGCCTGGCCCGGACACTTGCTGCGGATGGTAGCTGGCACCATATCGCTATTTACATCAATAAGAATATCGGCAAGGTCTATATTGATCAATACCGCGTAGCGGCTTCTAATACGCTGGCTACCGGAGCCGGTAAAATGGCAGTCGGCACCGATGGGAGATATGGCATTAAGATCAAAAACTTCCGTTTAGCAGCAGGAGGGTCTGACAAATATAACAAGGTGGTAACAGATGGTAAATTTATAACGCATGGAATCTTGTTTGATGTAGCTAAAGCTACCATTAAACCACAATCTGCCGGAACGCTCAATGAAGTGGTTAAAATGATGCAGGCACACCCGGCACTCAGGTTTGAAATAGACGGCCATACCGATAATGATGGCTCAGATGAAACCAACCTGAAATTGTCTGAAGAGCGGGCTGCTGCTGTAAAAAAAGCGCTGGTCCAGATGGGTATCGCCCAGGACAGACTCACTACTAAAGGGATGGGTGAGCGCCAACCTATTGACAGCAATGATACCCAGGAAGGGAAGGCCAATAACCGGCGGGTAGAGTTTATCAAAATCTAG
- a CDS encoding glycoside hydrolase family 2 protein: MKKLIFSLLTHHLCQRSIAAVLAFSFLMATLNSAGQQPLRIDGAAKAVQTELNRGWVFKQAATVSSGKDIGKWAEPGASLKGWQPATVPGTVLTSLLNNGKVPDPFYGMNNNQIPDIYATGSDYYTYWFVKDFAISNLDHDGQYYLHLRGVNYGFDAYLNGHKLNDTTLKGMFLRRHFNITRLLNKEGSNRLAIIVYPPDPVGNPNGGQGGDGTIAKNVTHQYVAGWDWIQPVRDRNTGIWDKVFISCEGPIFLSAPHVVTRVPGKRMPSAKDQAPAILHTTVDLHNRSDHSVTGTASFHMAGSVLTRKVTIGAGASTTVIFDTDTLYRPKLWWPSGMEALGDHHLPFLYPASFQFTLQDGNVSDSTHLLIGVRQIDHRWNDRTRSTEVLVNGQPLFIRGGNWIVSDAMLRLSPERYDAEVRFHRDMGLNLIRVWGGALTERPEFYEACDKYGLLVMQDFWGSGDCNGRWQDPKKKDDIWTRRGYPDDHGLFLASAADQIRMLRNYASLAIWCGGNEITLAPDLQSGLQDSLLPLLDTTRWYIDFSNSDSMSFNTLGGNGDGPYGIQPIEKFWTHRTFPFNSEIGSVGIGDIVSLKRFLPPGSLPEQLPAAGQQSGYDKSTLIDSVWQYHKYIGYGSSVSRYGQPENTTEFARICQLINYNQYRALMEGFTARQWDWYTGFIIWKTQNPWTAMRGQMYDYYLDPNACLYGLKKAAEKVHLMFNPADSSIYIANNTYQTVRNLIMEITVCSYDGATKLLTRTITQAIPQHPKLLLSVAGALSRPEAGKGLLLSLKLLDLHKNIISENIYWTRDKAGNYSGLQHMKASSLQITARWIEEAGGQKRIEVQLDNPKEAAPAFFNRISVVNKSTQKRILPAFYSDNYLTILPGDAKTIYVDPPSETVQKKMIHSTENTSKFEPTAPTDMEITVEGWNLPKKNVRIL, from the coding sequence ATGAAGAAACTTATTTTTTCCTTACTGACCCATCATTTGTGCCAAAGATCAATAGCAGCTGTACTGGCTTTTTCTTTCCTAATGGCGACTCTCAATAGCGCCGGCCAGCAGCCGTTGAGGATAGATGGCGCGGCCAAAGCTGTTCAAACTGAGCTTAACCGGGGCTGGGTTTTTAAACAGGCAGCAACTGTTTCTTCGGGTAAGGATATCGGCAAATGGGCCGAGCCCGGCGCCTCTTTAAAAGGGTGGCAACCTGCCACTGTGCCTGGCACCGTACTGACCAGCTTACTCAATAATGGTAAAGTACCGGATCCGTTTTATGGCATGAACAACAATCAGATCCCCGATATTTATGCAACAGGAAGCGATTACTACACGTATTGGTTTGTCAAAGATTTTGCGATCAGCAACCTCGATCATGATGGGCAATATTATTTGCATTTAAGAGGTGTAAATTATGGGTTCGATGCCTACCTGAATGGACATAAACTAAATGATACGACATTAAAGGGTATGTTTTTGCGCCGTCATTTTAACATCACCAGGCTACTGAATAAAGAGGGAAGCAACCGTCTGGCGATTATTGTTTATCCACCGGATCCGGTTGGTAATCCCAATGGTGGCCAGGGGGGTGACGGAACAATCGCTAAAAATGTCACCCATCAATATGTGGCGGGCTGGGACTGGATTCAACCGGTCAGAGACCGTAATACAGGCATCTGGGATAAGGTTTTTATCTCCTGCGAGGGCCCAATCTTCCTATCGGCACCTCATGTGGTGACGCGTGTTCCGGGCAAAAGAATGCCTTCCGCTAAAGACCAGGCGCCAGCTATCCTCCATACGACGGTGGACCTGCATAACCGTTCGGACCATTCTGTCACGGGGACAGCCAGCTTTCATATGGCAGGCAGTGTGCTTACCAGAAAAGTGACAATAGGCGCGGGAGCATCTACGACTGTCATCTTCGACACAGATACCCTTTACCGTCCTAAACTCTGGTGGCCGTCGGGCATGGAAGCCTTGGGGGATCATCACTTGCCGTTTCTATACCCGGCCAGTTTTCAGTTTACATTGCAGGATGGAAATGTGTCGGATAGTACGCATCTTTTGATTGGCGTTCGCCAGATCGATCACAGATGGAATGACAGAACCAGAAGCACAGAGGTACTCGTCAATGGTCAGCCACTTTTTATCAGAGGGGGTAACTGGATTGTTTCCGACGCAATGCTTCGACTCAGCCCCGAGCGGTATGATGCTGAAGTGAGATTTCATCGGGATATGGGGCTCAATCTGATCCGGGTCTGGGGTGGCGCACTCACCGAGCGGCCGGAATTTTATGAGGCCTGCGACAAGTATGGATTACTGGTAATGCAGGATTTTTGGGGGTCGGGGGATTGCAATGGCAGGTGGCAGGATCCCAAAAAGAAAGATGATATCTGGACACGAAGAGGGTACCCGGATGATCACGGCCTGTTCTTAGCATCTGCTGCAGACCAGATCCGGATGCTCCGCAATTATGCGTCACTGGCCATCTGGTGTGGTGGCAATGAAATAACCCTGGCACCGGATCTGCAATCCGGATTACAAGACAGCCTGCTGCCGCTGTTGGATACCACCCGCTGGTATATTGATTTTTCCAATTCTGACAGCATGTCTTTTAATACGCTGGGAGGAAATGGAGACGGACCTTATGGAATACAGCCGATAGAAAAGTTCTGGACCCATAGAACTTTTCCTTTTAATTCTGAAATCGGTTCCGTGGGTATCGGAGATATTGTTTCTCTAAAGCGCTTTTTGCCACCCGGCAGTTTGCCCGAGCAGCTACCCGCCGCCGGTCAGCAATCCGGTTATGATAAAAGTACGCTGATCGACAGTGTCTGGCAATATCATAAATATATCGGTTATGGCAGTTCTGTGAGCCGGTATGGACAACCGGAAAATACGACTGAATTTGCCAGGATCTGTCAGCTGATCAATTATAATCAGTATCGGGCTTTAATGGAAGGCTTTACGGCGCGGCAGTGGGATTGGTACACAGGTTTTATCATCTGGAAAACCCAAAACCCTTGGACGGCTATGCGTGGGCAGATGTACGACTATTACCTGGATCCCAATGCCTGTCTCTATGGGCTTAAAAAAGCCGCTGAAAAAGTGCATCTGATGTTTAATCCGGCCGATAGCAGTATATATATCGCCAATAATACGTATCAGACCGTACGCAATTTGATCATGGAAATTACAGTCTGTAGCTATGACGGTGCCACAAAGCTGCTGACCAGAACGATCACGCAGGCCATACCACAACACCCTAAACTTCTTTTATCTGTGGCCGGCGCGCTGTCAAGACCGGAAGCGGGGAAAGGCTTGCTCTTGTCCTTAAAGTTACTAGATCTGCATAAAAATATCATCAGTGAAAATATCTATTGGACCAGAGACAAAGCAGGTAATTACAGTGGCCTTCAACATATGAAGGCCTCCTCTCTACAAATAACGGCACGTTGGATTGAAGAGGCCGGCGGACAAAAAAGAATAGAAGTGCAGCTGGATAATCCGAAAGAGGCAGCGCCAGCTTTTTTCAACAGGATTTCTGTTGTCAATAAATCCACTCAGAAGCGGATATTGCCGGCATTTTATTCAGATAATTACCTGACGATACTTCCCGGCGATGCTAAAACGATCTACGTAGATCCTCCTTCAGAAACGGTCCAGAAAAAAATGATCCATTCAACTGAAAATACCTCCAAATTCGAACCAACAGCGCCTACAGACATGGAGATTACGGTTGAGGGCTGGAATTTGCCGAAAAAAAATGTCCGGATCCTGTGA
- the xseB gene encoding exodeoxyribonuclease VII small subunit yields MEQDLTYSAAYEELENIALEMENESVSIDELAVRVKRAAELIAFCQNKLRATEKEVAAVMTSMEEGKSAAKPGSNPANVNNKDDDKRRD; encoded by the coding sequence ATGGAACAGGATTTAACGTATAGTGCTGCTTACGAAGAGCTGGAGAACATTGCCCTGGAAATGGAAAATGAGTCTGTCTCCATTGATGAACTGGCTGTCCGCGTAAAGCGCGCTGCGGAGTTAATCGCCTTTTGTCAAAACAAGTTGCGCGCTACGGAAAAGGAAGTGGCGGCTGTGATGACCAGCATGGAAGAGGGGAAAAGTGCCGCAAAACCAGGAAGTAATCCAGCAAATGTCAATAATAAGGATGACGATAAAAGGCGTGATTAA
- the xseA gene encoding exodeoxyribonuclease VII large subunit produces the protein MQYPPYIRLSELAAIVGQVLDTRFRQTAYWVLAEVSGHQYRQEKNYHSFELVEKREDTDGLLAKFSAKAWGAGSTKVQEFEKKTGQRFTSNIQVLAQVKVVFHQQYGLALDLVDLDAAYTVGKLYEARHLTLQKLVQENDFIERTPEGYRTRNKSIQLPPVLQRLAIISSLTSAGMEDFIHTLEKNPEGYQFELDRYLTVVQGVDNVDQIVGQLIQVFNSGKSYDAVLLLRGGGAQTDFIVFDHYQIARAVAKFPIPVITGIGHQKNETIADLMAHTATKTPTQAAEFILHHNRNFEKSISELRQSILLHAKTYLSERTRLVEHLNGRLLHRTRDFLQLQERALYKLQSLIVTGTTELVYAHQHALQNFKHEVFSTVEHRLAGARRDIGIQKDKIWTWSGIQLKAADTGLRHLQTNIRLMSPDQILQKGFALIRAKGRIITDHTQLTKNQSIEIITSKITLDVTVNNKKENTDGTGFNV, from the coding sequence ATGCAATATCCTCCTTATATAAGGCTCTCTGAACTGGCTGCCATTGTCGGGCAGGTACTGGATACCCGGTTCCGACAGACAGCTTATTGGGTATTGGCGGAAGTCTCGGGGCATCAATACAGACAGGAAAAAAATTATCATAGCTTTGAGCTGGTAGAAAAAAGAGAGGACACCGATGGTTTACTGGCAAAGTTTTCTGCCAAGGCCTGGGGAGCCGGTTCAACCAAAGTGCAGGAATTTGAAAAGAAAACGGGACAGCGGTTTACCAGTAATATTCAGGTATTGGCGCAGGTCAAAGTGGTATTCCACCAGCAGTATGGTCTGGCACTCGATCTGGTGGACCTGGATGCGGCTTATACGGTCGGGAAGTTATATGAGGCCCGGCATTTGACGCTTCAAAAACTGGTGCAGGAAAATGATTTTATTGAAAGGACACCCGAGGGTTATCGTACGCGCAATAAATCCATCCAGTTGCCACCTGTACTGCAAAGACTGGCCATTATCTCATCTTTGACATCGGCAGGCATGGAAGATTTTATCCACACACTGGAAAAAAATCCGGAAGGCTATCAGTTTGAGCTGGATAGATATCTGACCGTGGTACAGGGAGTGGATAATGTGGATCAGATCGTCGGACAGCTTATTCAGGTGTTTAATTCCGGCAAATCGTATGATGCTGTTTTATTGCTTAGAGGGGGTGGTGCCCAAACAGATTTTATTGTATTTGATCATTACCAGATCGCCAGAGCCGTGGCTAAGTTTCCGATACCGGTCATCACTGGTATCGGGCATCAGAAAAATGAAACGATCGCTGACCTGATGGCGCATACTGCCACGAAAACCCCTACACAGGCCGCGGAGTTCATACTGCATCATAATCGAAATTTTGAGAAAAGTATATCGGAACTTCGCCAGTCCATTCTGCTGCATGCCAAAACCTATTTATCAGAGCGCACCCGGCTGGTGGAACATCTCAATGGCCGCCTGTTACACCGGACCCGCGATTTTCTGCAGCTGCAGGAACGCGCTCTATATAAACTGCAGTCATTAATAGTCACCGGCACTACGGAATTAGTCTATGCGCATCAACATGCTTTGCAAAACTTTAAACATGAAGTTTTTAGCACCGTTGAACACAGACTTGCTGGCGCACGAAGGGACATAGGCATTCAAAAAGATAAGATATGGACCTGGTCCGGGATTCAATTGAAGGCCGCCGATACCGGCCTCAGGCATCTGCAAACAAATATCCGGTTAATGAGCCCGGATCAGATCCTGCAAAAAGGCTTTGCCCTGATCAGGGCAAAAGGAAGGATCATCACTGATCATACCCAGTTAACAAAAAACCAATCAATAGAAATTATTACCAGTAAGATCACACTGGATGTAACGGTTAACAATAAAAAAGAAAATACAGATGGAACAGGATTTAACGTATAG
- a CDS encoding SGNH/GDSL hydrolase family protein, protein MTIQSKITAAALLMLTFGLGTIQAKAQKGDWANFKKYNASNQMVKALPSSDRQVVFMGNSITEGWYHNDSSFFKTHHFIGRGISGQTTSQMLVRFRKDVLDLHPKAVVILAGTNDIAGNTGDIELDNIMGNLASMAELAKAHGVKVLLCSVTPAFDYPWSRGKQPNIKIPALNKMIQAYARKNHFIYVDYFSRLADERGGLPASLAKDGVHPTLEGYKIMEEIVLKSIKKAL, encoded by the coding sequence ATGACTATTCAAAGCAAAATTACTGCAGCAGCCTTGCTGATGCTTACATTTGGGTTGGGCACTATACAAGCCAAGGCCCAGAAAGGAGACTGGGCTAACTTTAAAAAATATAACGCTTCCAATCAGATGGTCAAAGCGTTGCCGTCTTCGGACAGGCAGGTGGTCTTTATGGGTAACTCCATTACAGAAGGCTGGTATCATAATGATAGTAGTTTTTTCAAGACCCATCACTTTATCGGCAGAGGCATCAGCGGACAGACGACATCTCAGATGCTGGTGCGTTTTAGAAAAGATGTACTGGACTTACATCCCAAAGCCGTAGTCATTCTGGCGGGCACCAATGATATTGCTGGAAATACCGGCGATATCGAACTGGATAATATCATGGGGAATCTGGCGTCCATGGCTGAACTGGCAAAGGCGCATGGTGTTAAAGTGCTTTTATGCTCGGTTACGCCAGCTTTCGATTATCCCTGGAGTAGAGGCAAGCAGCCTAATATAAAAATTCCTGCTTTAAATAAAATGATTCAGGCCTATGCCCGCAAAAATCATTTTATTTATGTGGATTATTTCTCCAGACTGGCAGATGAAAGGGGCGGATTACCGGCCAGCCTGGCCAAAGATGGCGTCCATCCTACGTTGGAAGGGTACAAGATCATGGAAGAGATCGTCCTGAAGTCCATCAAAAAAGCACTTTAA